One window of Dehalobacterium formicoaceticum genomic DNA carries:
- a CDS encoding type II toxin-antitoxin system prevent-host-death family antitoxin: MPKIIPIRDLKNTSEISQMCQEATEPIYITKNGYGDMVIMSVKMYEEKLYMLNIYNKLAAAEAQIAEGKVLNGDSCLKSIREKYNV, from the coding sequence ATGCCCAAAATCATCCCTATTCGAGACCTGAAAAATACAAGCGAAATCTCTCAAATGTGCCAGGAGGCAACTGAGCCGATATATATTACCAAAAACGGTTATGGCGACATGGTTATCATGAGCGTAAAAATGTACGAAGAAAAACTGTATATGCTTAATATATATAATAAACTGGCAGCAGCTGAAGCGCAAATAGCTGAGGGAAAGGTGCTTAATGGAGATTCTTGTTTGAAAAGCATAAGAGAAAAATATAATGTATAA
- a CDS encoding GGDEF domain-containing protein codes for MSLLLYYLLLSEFDGSFDALTRLHNRAAYDKMVNRLDGRKLYSVIVMDINNFKEINDTFGHDFGDTVLKKVASVIRKSFDNSSTCYRVGGDEFYIISSETDPVKLEHQLKCMTNNLEKERKNDGRLPTVSYGYSIFKGGKGIGFQEVLKEADDQMYYFKKIQQDMKKSTQTS; via the coding sequence TTGTCCCTTTTGCTATACTATCTCTTATTGTCTGAATTTGACGGCAGCTTTGATGCTTTGACGAGGCTTCATAATCGTGCGGCTTATGATAAAATGGTAAATAGGTTGGACGGCAGAAAACTATATTCCGTTATCGTTATGGATATCAATAATTTCAAAGAGATAAACGATACATTCGGACATGATTTTGGAGATACCGTGTTAAAAAAAGTTGCTTCGGTTATAAGGAAATCATTTGACAACAGTAGTACCTGTTATCGAGTCGGCGGAGATGAATTTTACATTATCAGCAGTGAAACTGACCCGGTAAAGCTTGAGCACCAGCTGAAGTGTATGACAAACAATCTTGAAAAAGAGCGCAAGAATGACGGCCGTTTGCCGACAGTCTCATATGGTTACAGTATCTTTAAAGGCGGAAAAGGGATTGGTTTTCAGGAAGTGCTTAAAGAAGCAGACGATCAAATGTATTACTTTAAGAAAATCCAACAGGATATGAAAAAAAGCACTCAGACTTCATAG
- a CDS encoding zinc ribbon domain-containing protein produces the protein MNTENPGSVEVFKLAPADIDHLYRRSGLTGNPLSSYSYHAEQAATSSPSELFKLLAESANFASIAKKLLAPDLKIEFKRGGAGSAEETYLALLSLGDNDVLAHFIGQDGNILLLFFDNEEAFLQWWSGIYASKASSNYQPVFPDVMSAEVLVCALHCIDIYRRAYMESMLDYRGGLDLAISTQDFVQLLKRALSSQDKRWLLPTMFEITPGLKEINIALKPEHIKKVQELGFLTGNENPLTLGERARLLGTEIITGWLGSIGCQATALINGQEKSLSRIFLTPTAFANHLFSFEIGAGGDTRFRHQASTMPELIQTMMKWIEALQKVIGGTGPAKAAKGETPAMKFCGQCGAELKPGKKFCTKCGIPL, from the coding sequence ATGAATACAGAAAATCCGGGCAGCGTTGAGGTATTCAAACTGGCTCCGGCAGATATTGATCATTTGTACAGACGTTCCGGATTGACTGGGAATCCGCTTTCGTCTTACAGCTATCATGCGGAACAGGCTGCCACCAGCAGTCCCTCAGAATTATTCAAACTGCTGGCGGAAAGTGCTAATTTTGCATCGATTGCAAAAAAATTGCTGGCACCGGATTTGAAAATCGAATTCAAACGCGGGGGAGCCGGTTCAGCAGAAGAAACATATCTTGCCCTTCTCTCCCTGGGCGATAATGACGTTTTAGCCCATTTTATAGGTCAAGATGGAAATATATTGCTGCTGTTTTTTGATAATGAAGAAGCGTTTTTGCAATGGTGGTCGGGCATTTATGCCTCAAAAGCATCCAGCAATTACCAGCCGGTGTTCCCGGATGTTATGTCTGCGGAAGTTCTGGTCTGTGCCCTGCACTGTATCGACATTTATCGCCGTGCCTACATGGAAAGCATGCTGGATTACCGGGGCGGCCTGGATCTGGCCATTAGCACCCAGGATTTTGTTCAATTGCTCAAACGCGCCCTGTCCAGTCAGGACAAACGGTGGCTTTTGCCCACCATGTTTGAGATCACTCCCGGACTAAAAGAGATCAATATCGCCTTGAAACCGGAACATATTAAAAAAGTTCAGGAACTGGGCTTTTTGACCGGCAATGAAAACCCCTTGACCTTGGGAGAACGTGCGCGGCTGTTGGGTACTGAGATTATTACCGGCTGGCTGGGGTCTATCGGCTGTCAGGCTACGGCTTTGATCAACGGTCAGGAGAAAAGCCTTTCCCGGATTTTTCTGACGCCCACGGCTTTTGCTAATCACTTGTTCTCCTTTGAGATCGGGGCAGGAGGCGATACGCGGTTTCGTCATCAGGCCAGCACAATGCCTGAGCTGATCCAGACCATGATGAAATGGATTGAGGCTCTGCAAAAAGTAATCGGTGGCACCGGCCCGGCCAAAGCCGCCAAAGGGGAAACCCCGGCGATGAAATTTTGCGGGCAGTGCGGGGCGGAATTGAAACCCGGCAAGAAATTTTGCACCAAATGTGGAATACCGCTATAA
- a CDS encoding zinc-ribbon domain-containing protein produces MSGLKFCPGCGAPLTPGDRFCGECGFDINTMADRPVTPAAPNRPAPSSPAAEPYQPQQHSNQPPQTPAAPYAQRVPPGGASGPMPGRNSDTLGTNPGGNKKALMIMVSALALLLVAGGVIYWWLSKDDPGVGGNTGAPGQTVATNGNPAANVDGQNETSLPAETNPKPDLSRAATYLSDPGLKCTFFVNYPDGMSGIVDRYCGQAVPNESVRVSEVEVGIDMGEEYGFGFHYVERADGTYYIMDASPYEIFPVLKNNLTVGQAWSYDTEYGSIKYEVMDMGVDLDLGFAKFEDCLLLSEDNQAVGHQSITYYAPGWGSVYVVAPGGNFEYFKMTGMTKIDLADAANTIKKWCPNYSDIKDDRAQSI; encoded by the coding sequence ATGAGTGGATTGAAATTCTGTCCGGGATGCGGAGCACCCTTGACCCCAGGAGACAGGTTTTGTGGTGAATGCGGTTTCGACATCAATACAATGGCCGACAGACCTGTGACGCCTGCCGCACCAAATCGGCCGGCACCTTCGTCCCCGGCAGCAGAGCCTTATCAACCGCAGCAGCACAGCAATCAACCACCTCAAACTCCGGCTGCGCCCTATGCTCAAAGGGTTCCGCCTGGAGGAGCATCTGGGCCCATGCCGGGCAGAAACTCTGATACGCTGGGAACCAATCCTGGTGGGAACAAAAAGGCACTGATGATCATGGTTTCAGCCCTGGCCCTTTTATTAGTGGCCGGTGGTGTGATCTACTGGTGGCTTTCCAAGGACGATCCGGGCGTGGGGGGAAATACTGGTGCTCCCGGACAAACGGTAGCCACAAACGGCAATCCTGCCGCTAATGTTGATGGACAGAATGAAACCAGCCTACCGGCTGAGACAAACCCTAAGCCGGATTTATCCAGAGCGGCGACTTATTTGTCCGACCCTGGCTTGAAGTGCACTTTTTTCGTGAATTACCCAGATGGGATGTCAGGGATTGTTGACCGCTACTGTGGGCAGGCAGTGCCCAACGAATCAGTGCGCGTAAGCGAAGTGGAAGTGGGCATCGATATGGGCGAGGAATATGGCTTTGGTTTTCATTATGTGGAACGAGCCGATGGAACTTATTACATCATGGATGCATCACCCTATGAAATATTTCCGGTCTTAAAAAACAATTTGACGGTGGGGCAGGCCTGGAGTTATGATACTGAATACGGATCCATCAAGTATGAGGTTATGGATATGGGCGTGGATCTGGACCTGGGTTTTGCAAAATTCGAAGACTGTCTGCTGCTTTCGGAAGACAATCAGGCAGTGGGACATCAAAGCATCACCTATTATGCACCGGGGTGGGGCAGTGTTTATGTCGTAGCTCCCGGGGGAAATTTTGAATACTTTAAAATGACCGGCATGACCAAGATCGATTTAGCTGACGCGGCTAACACCATCAAAAAATGGTGCCCGAATTATTCAGATATCAAAGATGACCGCGCCCAGAGTATTTAA
- a CDS encoding LemA family protein translates to MMGLIIIGVVLVLLAVFLVAIYNNLVQLRQRVQNSWAQVDVQLKRRYDLIPNLVNAVKGYAQHEKSTLETVTQARNMAINAGNLQEQMQAENMLSSALRSLFAVAEAYPELKANTNFLQLQAELSDTESKIAFSRQFYNDTVQKFNTKIELFPNNLVAGMLGFAMVDYFTLQGEPDARQAVKVEF, encoded by the coding sequence ATGATGGGATTAATAATTATTGGAGTGGTCCTAGTCCTATTGGCCGTATTCTTGGTCGCAATCTACAACAACCTGGTGCAGCTAAGACAGCGCGTGCAAAATTCCTGGGCCCAGGTGGATGTCCAATTGAAGCGACGCTATGATCTGATTCCTAATCTGGTCAATGCCGTCAAAGGATATGCACAGCATGAAAAATCGACTCTTGAAACCGTAACTCAGGCCCGGAATATGGCAATAAATGCGGGCAACCTCCAGGAGCAAATGCAGGCTGAGAATATGCTGAGCAGTGCTTTGCGTTCTTTGTTTGCTGTAGCCGAAGCTTATCCGGAACTGAAGGCCAACACTAATTTTCTGCAGCTGCAGGCCGAGCTCAGTGATACGGAAAGCAAAATTGCTTTTTCCCGCCAGTTCTACAATGACACTGTGCAGAAGTTCAACACCAAGATCGAATTATTCCCCAACAACCTGGTGGCAGGCATGCTGGGCTTCGCTATGGTGGATTATTTCACCCTGCAAGGGGAACCTGATGCTCGTCAGGCTGTGAAGGTGGAGTTTTAA
- a CDS encoding DUF2207 domain-containing protein — translation MIKKMSSCHFRTTVFGLLMGLCLFLTFMTPPALADRSLTMEQIIVDAQVLPDASMQVTEKITVDFSGQWNGFYVKIPQGDTPIIDVQVSENGRPYTFNSGTEYGPPDTFLIKQEGSDILIDWSIDAIDQVRTFDLTYRVVNAVKIHSDVAELYRKFIGEANGNKISYVQVNLTLPPGAEQFKKGEDIRIWGHGPLNGEVEFDGSNGVILKVSDLSAYTFMEGRVVMPTGMFTGAPAAAYTDQPALNKILAEEEGWADQANKERTMARVETGAGAGIVAAALASVLMLWRRYGRKHPTVFDGDYYRDLPANYSPAELSVLWNFKAMNANDITATIMDLARRQFLFLEEDTVQVRKLLGSKEVTTFRLSFMPAPEPAALRKPEEAVLKPHEAELIDYLKNDIGGGKDYIYLTDIEEYAKKNGREFHAFWSGWTSDIISQCEEYNFFDSNGKMSLLTVLGGVALFVAGFVLAARIGIIGWAMIIAGVIIFLVPRFFKRRSVTGQEDYVRWSAFKKFLEHFSEMQRHEIPSLIIWEHYLVYAVTLGVAKEVIRQLEVVFPHMQDGDYRFGSGWMMYGSYHSGMNVLNNSFDSIGNSFERSLASAKKAVSKSSSGSGGGGGFSGGGGGGGGGGSYGGR, via the coding sequence ATGATAAAAAAAATGTCTTCCTGTCATTTTCGAACCACAGTATTTGGCTTATTAATGGGGTTGTGCTTATTCCTGACTTTCATGACACCGCCGGCCTTGGCAGATCGCTCTCTGACCATGGAACAGATCATCGTTGATGCCCAGGTCTTGCCTGATGCATCCATGCAGGTGACGGAAAAAATCACGGTGGACTTTTCCGGGCAGTGGAACGGCTTTTATGTGAAGATCCCCCAAGGGGATACCCCCATCATCGATGTGCAGGTGAGCGAAAACGGCCGTCCTTATACCTTTAATTCCGGCACAGAATACGGACCGCCGGATACATTTCTGATCAAACAAGAAGGCAGTGATATTCTCATCGACTGGAGCATCGATGCGATAGATCAGGTGCGCACCTTCGACTTAACTTACCGGGTGGTGAATGCGGTCAAGATCCATTCTGATGTGGCAGAGCTCTACCGCAAATTCATAGGTGAAGCCAATGGCAACAAAATATCCTATGTCCAGGTTAATCTTACCCTGCCGCCGGGGGCGGAACAGTTTAAGAAGGGGGAAGATATCCGCATCTGGGGACATGGCCCCTTAAACGGGGAAGTCGAATTTGACGGTTCTAATGGGGTCATCCTCAAAGTCAGCGACCTGTCTGCTTACACCTTTATGGAGGGTCGGGTGGTTATGCCTACAGGTATGTTCACGGGTGCGCCGGCGGCTGCCTATACTGATCAGCCGGCTCTGAACAAGATTTTAGCAGAGGAAGAGGGCTGGGCCGACCAGGCCAATAAAGAACGGACGATGGCCAGAGTGGAGACCGGTGCCGGAGCAGGTATCGTAGCGGCGGCGTTGGCAAGTGTCTTGATGCTGTGGCGCAGGTACGGACGCAAACATCCCACGGTTTTTGACGGTGATTATTACCGGGATTTGCCCGCCAATTACAGCCCGGCGGAATTGAGTGTGCTGTGGAATTTTAAAGCCATGAACGCCAATGATATCACAGCTACCATCATGGATCTGGCCCGGCGGCAATTTCTTTTCTTAGAGGAAGATACCGTACAGGTGCGGAAACTGCTGGGGAGCAAAGAGGTCACCACCTTCCGGCTCAGCTTCATGCCGGCCCCGGAACCGGCGGCACTGCGCAAACCTGAAGAAGCAGTTCTCAAGCCTCACGAAGCAGAACTAATCGATTATCTGAAAAACGATATTGGCGGTGGTAAGGATTATATCTATTTGACCGACATAGAAGAGTACGCCAAAAAAAACGGCCGGGAATTTCATGCCTTCTGGAGCGGCTGGACTTCCGATATTATCTCCCAATGTGAAGAATACAACTTCTTTGACAGCAATGGCAAAATGTCGCTGTTAACTGTGTTAGGCGGCGTTGCTCTCTTTGTCGCAGGTTTCGTTCTGGCAGCCAGGATCGGAATTATTGGCTGGGCCATGATCATTGCCGGCGTGATTATTTTCTTAGTGCCCCGCTTTTTCAAACGACGCTCGGTGACCGGTCAGGAAGACTATGTGCGCTGGTCGGCTTTTAAAAAATTCCTGGAGCATTTCTCGGAAATGCAGCGTCACGAAATTCCCAGCCTGATCATCTGGGAGCATTATCTGGTCTATGCAGTTACCCTGGGAGTAGCTAAAGAAGTTATCCGGCAGCTGGAAGTGGTTTTTCCTCATATGCAGGACGGAGATTATCGCTTTGGCTCTGGATGGATGATGTATGGAAGCTATCATTCCGGCATGAATGTCTTGAATAATTCCTTCGATTCCATCGGCAATTCTTTCGAGCGTTCTTTGGCATCAGCTAAAAAAGCAGTCAGCAAGTCATCCTCCGGTTCCGGCGGTGGAGGTGGTTTCTCCGGCGGCGGCGGAGGTGGTGGAGGCGGCGGCAGCTATGGAGGACGGTAG
- a CDS encoding zinc-ribbon domain-containing protein, translated as MICPKCGAESDKSIKFCVHCGSPQLHSAETQAPEPETVERKPAGNHGLIGYSERINDPAFASYRRQTTAWSFIFAGILAVIVIVGFYIYGENSSEMDNPQALYIGLGIGGMFLSIALLSTISRMRVKGWDGVVIDKKKEKKTRRNKDSNGQYYEERYTLYTVVFKTDRGKIINKSVDDDDTVFNYFEIGDQVRQHKGLGTLEKYDKTGDSIIFCNACSTLNDINDDKCYRCSCPLLK; from the coding sequence ATGATTTGTCCAAAATGCGGTGCTGAATCTGATAAAAGTATCAAATTTTGTGTCCATTGCGGCAGCCCACAGCTGCATTCTGCAGAGACTCAAGCGCCAGAACCTGAAACAGTAGAAAGGAAACCTGCAGGTAATCATGGACTGATCGGCTATTCAGAGCGGATCAATGACCCGGCTTTTGCCAGCTATCGGCGTCAAACCACCGCCTGGTCCTTTATATTTGCAGGAATTCTTGCCGTGATCGTGATCGTTGGTTTTTATATTTATGGCGAAAATAGTTCAGAAATGGATAATCCCCAGGCCCTTTACATAGGACTGGGCATTGGAGGCATGTTTCTCTCCATTGCCTTATTGTCGACTATTAGCCGTATGAGGGTCAAAGGGTGGGATGGGGTGGTCATTGATAAGAAAAAGGAGAAAAAGACCCGGCGCAACAAGGACTCGAACGGTCAGTACTATGAGGAACGTTACACCTTATACACGGTAGTTTTTAAGACCGACCGGGGCAAGATCATAAACAAATCGGTAGATGATGATGATACCGTTTTCAATTATTTTGAGATCGGTGATCAGGTGCGCCAGCATAAAGGGCTGGGCACCCTGGAGAAATACGATAAAACAGGGGACAGCATCATATTCTGTAATGCCTGTTCCACCTTAAACGACATCAATGATGACAAATGCTACCGCTGTTCCTGCCCGTTACTGAAATAA
- a CDS encoding DUF5665 domain-containing protein, with product MDNRDQLEKKLDQLAMYMEKMKLAQYIDLLHNPKRLIWVNLIAGIARGFGIAIGFTLLGAIAFLILQRLVGLNLPLVGDFIAELMNYVQESKGLKP from the coding sequence ATGGATAACAGGGATCAATTAGAGAAAAAACTGGATCAACTGGCCATGTACATGGAAAAAATGAAACTGGCACAATACATAGACCTGTTGCATAATCCCAAGAGATTAATTTGGGTCAATTTAATCGCAGGTATAGCCAGAGGATTTGGCATTGCCATCGGTTTTACGTTATTAGGCGCCATTGCTTTTTTGATTTTGCAGCGTTTGGTAGGTTTGAATCTACCCCTAGTCGGAGATTTCATCGCAGAATTAATGAATTATGTCCAGGAAAGCAAAGGGTTAAAACCATAG
- a CDS encoding TraR/DksA C4-type zinc finger protein, producing MDHNKSARFRTQLLKEKEELSKSIASLNQGLSDSMSDSISELSMYDNHPADIGDELFERSKDLSLRDSAHIQYQNVVRALERIDDQTYGICAQCGAHIDMARLEVMPSAELCLPCKKELAGPDRTPRPIEEQVIQPPFGSQRHGDGSSESNAFDGEDAWQAVARFGTADTPQDLEKGNNAQYPNIYEEWEEDRSGVEDVDQIPYVRTKDGIIHQDFS from the coding sequence TTGGATCATAATAAATCAGCCCGTTTTCGCACCCAGCTTTTAAAAGAAAAGGAAGAGCTCAGCAAGAGCATCGCAAGCCTCAATCAGGGATTAAGTGACTCGATGTCTGATTCCATTAGTGAATTATCTATGTATGATAATCATCCGGCAGATATTGGAGATGAATTATTTGAACGAAGTAAAGACCTGTCTCTAAGAGATAGTGCTCATATCCAGTATCAAAATGTGGTACGAGCTTTGGAAAGAATTGATGATCAAACTTATGGGATCTGTGCTCAGTGTGGGGCACATATTGATATGGCAAGACTGGAGGTTATGCCCTCCGCGGAATTATGTCTGCCTTGTAAAAAGGAACTGGCAGGACCGGATCGTACCCCTCGCCCCATTGAGGAACAGGTGATTCAACCACCTTTTGGCAGTCAGAGGCATGGGGATGGCTCTTCGGAATCAAACGCCTTTGACGGGGAAGATGCATGGCAGGCAGTGGCCCGCTTTGGTACCGCCGACACGCCCCAGGATCTGGAGAAAGGAAATAACGCCCAATATCCAAATATCTATGAGGAATGGGAAGAAGATCGGAGTGGGGTGGAGGATGTAGATCAAATACCCTATGTTCGCACCAAAGACGGGATCATTCATCAGGATTTTAGCTGA
- a CDS encoding EAL domain-containing protein, which yields MPAKILIVTDSAVDRLKLQNLLMDYYILTASDGWEAMQEMDDNTDLSLIILDLNLPNMEGYQLLKKLKTEEEYQNLRTIILTDNDKPEHEINGLKMGAADFIRKPINRECLKSRVEIHLELLRIRQLYEEMLFGRDLTLDTILNQVPIGITILHSDKPFGSGIKSIINPVFEQITGRTKEELIKVGWGKITHPDDRDKDRENFEKLKSGKISSYSMEKRYIKPDGSIVWVYMVVARLNLDNTTTNNHICIVQEITKRKEMEKDLWESERSKSVLLANLPGIAYRCDYDREWTMQFVSQGSYELTGYKAESLIGNKELSYNQIIAPEYREAIWLKWEEVLRHRLPFEHEYEIITASGKRKWVLEKAQGIFDELGNVEALEGIIIDISDRKNHELRNQFLLEHDTLTGLHNRRHLEELLEHDAARKENGKRALLNMNLCRLDILTLAYGFNYVQVLFKKISDVLLSMCINNCQLFATYSNRFTFYVKNYYDKNDLIQFCHDIEDILGSTLETEGIGVGIGILEIEEQDMDVKDVKGMLKNVLIASENALNKPDQHFNYVFFDQEMESKILRKRKIKEVLEKIAAGEENYIYLQFQPILDLKANHICSFEALSRIKSNELGIIPPLEFIPIAEETKLIVPIGKRIIFLALSFLNKLKTQGYDSVKISINVSLIQLLTNDFNATLFALLEDMGVDPTNLIIEITESVFSDNFCEINKKLKELKASGIEIAVDDFGTGYSSLARERELNINCLKIDKYFIDELVPLNHNGTITGDIISMAHKLEHYVVAEGVEHEVQKEYLIEHGCDKMQGYLISRPLDEEAALDLLEGVNDVSPAYTIIVKNGAEKNIPKDSSAKKSPKFPGLLP from the coding sequence ATGCCTGCGAAAATATTGATTGTTACTGATTCCGCTGTCGATCGTTTAAAGTTACAAAACCTGTTAATGGATTATTACATTTTAACGGCATCCGATGGTTGGGAAGCGATGCAGGAAATGGATGATAATACTGATCTTAGTCTGATTATCCTTGATCTTAATCTGCCAAATATGGAGGGCTACCAACTTCTCAAAAAACTAAAAACTGAAGAGGAATATCAGAATCTGCGCACCATTATTCTTACCGATAATGATAAGCCGGAGCATGAAATAAATGGTTTGAAGATGGGTGCAGCTGATTTTATTCGCAAACCGATAAATCGGGAGTGTTTGAAATCAAGAGTAGAGATTCATCTGGAGCTCTTAAGGATACGTCAATTATATGAAGAGATGCTCTTTGGACGGGATCTGACCCTGGACACAATTTTAAATCAGGTACCCATTGGGATCACGATTTTGCATAGTGACAAGCCCTTTGGTAGTGGTATTAAGAGCATTATCAATCCGGTTTTCGAGCAAATTACCGGTAGAACAAAAGAAGAACTGATAAAAGTCGGCTGGGGCAAGATTACTCATCCCGATGATCGGGACAAAGATCGGGAGAACTTTGAGAAGTTAAAATCAGGTAAGATCAGCAGTTATTCGATGGAGAAGCGATATATAAAACCGGATGGTTCCATTGTCTGGGTTTATATGGTGGTCGCTCGGTTAAACCTGGACAATACTACCACCAATAACCATATATGCATTGTTCAGGAAATCACCAAGCGCAAAGAGATGGAAAAAGATCTATGGGAAAGTGAAAGAAGCAAGTCTGTGCTCTTGGCTAATCTGCCGGGTATCGCCTATCGCTGCGATTATGACCGAGAATGGACGATGCAGTTTGTTTCCCAAGGTTCTTATGAATTAACCGGCTATAAGGCGGAGAGTTTGATTGGCAACAAGGAATTGTCTTATAATCAGATTATAGCACCGGAATATCGGGAAGCCATTTGGCTTAAATGGGAGGAAGTGCTCCGACATCGGCTGCCTTTTGAACACGAATATGAAATCATAACCGCATCGGGTAAGCGGAAATGGGTTTTGGAAAAAGCTCAGGGTATCTTTGATGAGCTGGGAAATGTGGAAGCCCTTGAAGGAATTATTATCGATATTTCTGATCGTAAAAATCATGAGCTAAGGAATCAATTTTTACTTGAGCATGATACCCTAACGGGACTACATAACCGCAGGCATTTGGAGGAACTTTTAGAACATGATGCCGCAAGGAAAGAAAATGGCAAAAGGGCATTATTGAATATGAATCTATGTCGACTAGATATACTGACCCTTGCTTATGGCTTCAACTATGTTCAGGTATTATTCAAAAAAATTTCTGATGTCCTCTTGTCCATGTGTATTAATAATTGTCAGTTATTTGCTACTTATAGCAATCGCTTTACTTTTTATGTGAAGAACTATTATGATAAGAATGACTTGATTCAGTTTTGCCATGATATCGAAGATATTTTAGGATCCACATTAGAGACAGAAGGAATCGGTGTAGGTATTGGTATTCTGGAGATAGAAGAGCAAGATATGGATGTAAAAGATGTGAAAGGGATGCTTAAAAACGTCTTAATCGCCTCCGAAAATGCATTGAACAAACCGGACCAACACTTCAATTATGTTTTTTTTGATCAGGAAATGGAATCGAAAATATTACGCAAAAGAAAAATTAAAGAGGTGCTGGAAAAAATAGCTGCCGGTGAGGAAAACTACATTTATTTACAATTTCAACCTATCCTTGATCTTAAGGCTAATCATATCTGCAGTTTCGAAGCTTTATCACGTATTAAGAGTAATGAGTTAGGCATCATACCACCTTTGGAGTTTATCCCCATTGCCGAAGAAACAAAGCTGATTGTTCCCATCGGCAAAAGAATTATTTTTCTCGCCTTAAGCTTTCTCAATAAACTTAAAACTCAAGGGTACGATTCCGTAAAAATTTCAATTAACGTATCTTTAATTCAGTTATTAACGAATGATTTCAATGCAACCCTGTTTGCCCTTTTAGAGGATATGGGCGTTGACCCCACAAATCTGATTATTGAAATCACGGAGTCGGTATTTTCCGACAATTTTTGCGAAATTAACAAGAAGCTTAAAGAGCTTAAAGCATCCGGCATTGAAATTGCAGTTGATGATTTTGGAACCGGATATTCATCTTTGGCACGAGAACGGGAGCTTAATATCAACTGTCTGAAGATCGACAAATATTTTATCGACGAACTGGTCCCCTTGAATCATAACGGGACAATTACAGGCGATATCATATCCATGGCGCACAAGCTGGAGCATTATGTTGTGGCAGAGGGCGTCGAACATGAGGTGCAGAAGGAATACTTGATTGAGCATGGCTGCGACAAGATGCAAGGGTATTTAATCAGCAGACCCCTGGATGAAGAGGCTGCACTGGATCTCCTGGAAGGTGTGAATGATGTCTCTCCTGCGTATACTATCATCGTGAAAAATGGGGCGGAAAAGAATATCCCAAAGGACTCATCGGCGAAGAAATCCCCCAAATTTCCAGGATTATTACCATAG
- a CDS encoding DUF3231 family protein — translation MVFTVPRSKAIKQQQLIDVEEAYHLWDILKSMYSVVERFNIWSNFVHDPEFGLLAKKNIHDLKKEINVLEKELERYGIQGPRTNRSRINTSVNSEILLDEFLAHDFFLVLQEQVEMFLRAFVTSTTNEGIRKLFFKMLTQAMERQSLMEKYLKIKGWLETPPLYSLIPNNVKERLDTGEVFHLWDHLTYRYDGIEKTETLHDFVYDGDFKVLLKVGLQGVLKKQVSMLEKELEYFGIPMPKRPPNVITPPYNTEILKDEFMFKDIYTGMHGAAIMHAQALKQSTTNDRVREIFKDLLLEEIHLLDQLIKFGKVKGWLQPAPQYRL, via the coding sequence ATGGTATTTACCGTACCAAGAAGCAAGGCAATAAAGCAACAACAGTTGATTGATGTTGAGGAAGCATATCATTTATGGGATATTCTTAAATCAATGTACAGTGTTGTGGAACGATTTAATATTTGGAGTAACTTTGTTCATGATCCTGAGTTTGGTTTATTAGCCAAAAAGAACATTCATGATTTAAAGAAAGAAATTAATGTTTTAGAAAAGGAACTGGAAAGGTATGGGATTCAAGGCCCTAGAACAAATAGATCCAGAATTAATACGTCTGTTAACTCAGAAATCCTCCTTGATGAGTTTTTGGCCCATGATTTCTTTTTAGTTCTTCAGGAACAAGTGGAGATGTTTTTAAGAGCCTTTGTGACGTCAACTACAAATGAGGGTATCAGAAAATTATTTTTCAAAATGTTAACTCAGGCTATGGAACGACAAAGTTTGATGGAGAAGTATCTGAAAATAAAGGGATGGCTGGAAACACCGCCTCTTTATTCCCTTATTCCTAATAACGTAAAAGAAAGACTGGATACCGGGGAAGTTTTTCACCTCTGGGATCATTTAACGTACCGTTATGACGGTATCGAAAAAACTGAAACCCTTCATGATTTTGTATATGACGGTGATTTTAAAGTGCTTTTAAAGGTGGGTTTACAGGGGGTGCTTAAAAAACAGGTTTCCATGTTGGAAAAGGAGTTGGAGTATTTTGGCATTCCTATGCCCAAGCGTCCACCAAATGTTATCACTCCACCGTACAACACAGAAATTTTAAAGGATGAGTTTATGTTTAAAGATATCTATACAGGCATGCATGGAGCAGCAATCATGCATGCCCAAGCATTAAAACAATCTACAACCAATGACCGCGTACGGGAAATTTTTAAGGATTTATTGCTGGAGGAAATTCATCTGCTGGATCAGCTTATTAAGTTTGGTAAAGTTAAGGGTTGGCTGCAGCCTGCACCTCAATACAGGCTATAG